In Streptomyces sp. RFCAC02, the following proteins share a genomic window:
- a CDS encoding SDR family NAD(P)-dependent oxidoreductase, which produces METTPNIGSGLLAGKVVLVMGASRGIGAAAARLFAREGASVLLTARTEAQLKAVTEEIRAAGGTASYALCDLADGASVRAAVDRAVELYGRLDGAFNNGATGQPPGPMDELPEAAFDEVVTVDLKGVWLAMNAEIAAIRATARRGSIVNTSSVGSLMANPALPVYGASKRAVNALTASAATTYGPEGIRVNAVAPGTTLTELLREWDERSPGVIDALNAQTPLGRAAAPEEIAEAAAWLLSDRASYVTGTVLRADGGMWA; this is translated from the coding sequence ATGGAAACCACACCGAACATCGGGTCCGGCCTGCTGGCCGGCAAGGTCGTCCTCGTCATGGGCGCGAGCCGCGGCATCGGCGCGGCGGCCGCGCGGCTGTTCGCCAGGGAAGGCGCGAGCGTGCTGCTCACGGCACGCACCGAGGCGCAGCTCAAGGCCGTCACGGAGGAGATCCGCGCGGCGGGCGGCACAGCGTCGTACGCGCTGTGCGACCTGGCCGACGGGGCGAGCGTACGGGCCGCCGTGGACCGTGCCGTGGAGCTGTACGGGCGGCTCGACGGCGCCTTCAACAACGGCGCGACGGGCCAGCCGCCCGGCCCGATGGACGAGCTGCCCGAGGCGGCGTTCGACGAGGTCGTCACCGTCGATCTGAAGGGCGTGTGGCTGGCGATGAACGCCGAGATCGCCGCCATCCGCGCCACCGCGCGGCGCGGATCCATCGTCAACACCTCCAGTGTCGGCAGCCTGATGGCCAACCCGGCGCTGCCCGTGTACGGCGCGTCGAAGCGGGCGGTGAACGCCCTCACCGCGTCGGCCGCCACGACGTACGGTCCCGAGGGCATCCGGGTCAACGCCGTCGCTCCCGGCACCACGCTCACCGAGCTGCTGCGCGAGTGGGACGAGCGCTCCCCCGGCGTCATCGACGCGCTGAACGCGCAGACGCCGCTCGGCCGGGCCGCGGCACCGGAGGAGATCGCGGAGGCGGCGGCCTGGCTGCTGAGCGACCGTGCCTCCTACGTCACGGGCACGGTGCTGCGGGCGGACGGCGGCATGTGGGCCTGA
- a CDS encoding helix-turn-helix transcriptional regulator, translating to MDRRELADFLRSRRERVTPADAGLPAGRRRRTPGLRREEVAQLAYISTEYYTRLEQARAPRPSREVLAQLARALRLSDAERDHLHHLAGTPPGPPPGPSAEVRQSIVDLLRRLPDAAAIVMSATYDIIAWNDLAAALMEDFSALPRRDRNLLRRAFLGPERGGRRLYGVSDADEFARTAVQDLRAVAARYPGDPEVTGLVAELRAGSEEFARLWADHEVAARPTLCKTFDHPLVGPVNVDCDVLDITDRDQRVVIYTATPGSPSAEALRLLSVIGTQRMGAPT from the coding sequence GTGGACCGACGAGAACTGGCCGACTTCCTGCGCAGCAGGCGCGAGCGCGTCACACCCGCCGACGCGGGGCTGCCCGCCGGGCGGCGGCGCCGTACCCCGGGACTGCGCCGTGAGGAGGTGGCGCAGCTCGCGTACATCTCCACCGAGTACTACACGCGGCTGGAGCAGGCCCGCGCCCCGCGCCCCTCCCGCGAGGTGCTGGCGCAGCTCGCCCGCGCCCTGCGCCTGTCGGACGCCGAGCGCGACCACCTCCACCACCTCGCCGGCACGCCGCCAGGTCCGCCGCCGGGCCCTTCGGCCGAGGTGCGGCAGAGCATCGTCGACCTGCTGCGCCGCCTCCCGGATGCGGCGGCGATCGTGATGTCGGCGACGTACGACATCATCGCGTGGAACGACCTGGCCGCCGCCCTCATGGAGGACTTCTCCGCCCTGCCGCGCCGCGACCGCAACCTCCTGCGGCGCGCCTTCCTCGGGCCCGAGCGCGGCGGGCGGCGGCTGTACGGCGTCTCGGACGCGGACGAGTTCGCCCGCACCGCCGTCCAGGACCTGCGCGCCGTGGCGGCCCGCTACCCCGGTGACCCGGAGGTCACCGGTCTGGTCGCCGAACTCCGCGCCGGGAGTGAGGAGTTCGCGCGCCTGTGGGCCGACCACGAGGTGGCCGCGCGCCCCACGCTGTGCAAGACGTTCGACCACCCCCTCGTCGGCCCCGTGAACGTCGACTGCGACGTCCTTGACATCACCGACCGGGACCAGCGGGTCGTCATCTACACGGCGACCCCCGGCTCGCCGTCCGCCGAGGCCCTGCGGCTGCTGTCGGTCATCGGCACGCAGCGCATGGGCGCGCCCACCTGA
- a CDS encoding sugar ABC transporter permease, translated as MTSSPTATEAVLESGRTGRAPRRARRRRGRLTGLWFVLPAAAIVVWFTLVPVFYGLGLSFTQYSPLGRTGPRIIGFDNYVRLAGDADFRQAIGVTVRYTVQVLPVLVVLALLLAVLANKPFRGVGLFRSALYLPHIVSLTAVSMVWLWIYSRDGMVNELLDLVGLDPQRWLHEPGSALTAVSAMRVWKALGSNMVLLLAGLQAIPRHLYEAARMDGANAWQQFRYVTLPGLRPMLVYVVTMDIIYLSQSFAELFVLTQGGPLGETTTANYLIYNEAFQHNELGSASAMAFVLFALIIGFSFVSLRALTGRKS; from the coding sequence ATGACGTCTTCCCCGACCGCCACCGAGGCGGTGCTCGAAAGCGGCAGGACCGGTCGCGCTCCCCGGCGCGCACGGCGGCGCCGCGGCCGTCTCACGGGCCTGTGGTTCGTCCTCCCGGCCGCGGCGATCGTGGTCTGGTTCACGCTGGTCCCGGTGTTCTACGGGCTCGGCCTGTCGTTCACGCAGTACTCGCCGCTCGGCCGCACCGGCCCGCGGATCATCGGCTTCGACAACTACGTCCGGCTGGCCGGGGACGCCGATTTCCGGCAGGCCATCGGCGTGACCGTGCGGTACACGGTGCAGGTGCTGCCGGTCCTGGTCGTGCTGGCGCTGCTGCTCGCCGTCCTGGCGAACAAGCCGTTCCGCGGCGTCGGGCTGTTCCGCTCCGCGCTGTACCTGCCGCACATCGTGTCGCTGACCGCCGTCTCGATGGTGTGGCTGTGGATCTACTCCCGCGACGGCATGGTCAACGAGCTGCTCGACCTGGTCGGTCTCGACCCGCAGCGCTGGCTGCACGAACCCGGCTCGGCGCTGACGGCCGTCTCCGCGATGCGCGTGTGGAAGGCGCTCGGCTCCAACATGGTCCTGCTGCTCGCGGGCCTCCAGGCCATCCCGCGCCACCTGTACGAGGCGGCGCGGATGGACGGCGCCAACGCCTGGCAGCAGTTCCGGTACGTGACGCTCCCGGGGCTGCGGCCGATGCTCGTCTACGTCGTGACGATGGACATCATCTACCTGTCCCAGTCGTTCGCTGAGCTGTTCGTCCTGACGCAGGGCGGCCCGCTCGGGGAGACCACGACCGCCAACTACCTCATCTACAACGAGGCGTTCCAGCACAACGAACTGGGCAGCGCGTCCGCGATGGCCTTCGTGCTGTTCGCGCTCATCATCGGCTTCTCGTTCGTCTCCCTGCGCGCCCTGACCGGGAGGAAGTCATGA
- a CDS encoding tetratricopeptide repeat protein: MGSGGAVGAAWSGARSALVVAVSRYEDGTLDGLRSPARDAEELAGVLGDPAIGGFGVTVLSDPTAHEMRMGLLDFLDGRKPSELVVIHLSCHGLLDARNRLYFAATDTRRTRLPATGVESGWVLEQLDDCRARSQVLMLDCCFSGAFAGGAKGDGGLDLQRRLASPGRGRVVLTASRATEYSFEGEPRPGTDEAAPSVFTAGLIDGLRTGAADTDHDGLISVDDAYEHAYAYVQSHSGRQTPQRWLSRAEGTLWLARNPHRPQAPDGLTDDIRSALASPLPAIRAGAVHALGEWLTGDDPDRARIARRHLDHAVSHEVQLVALAARSHIERYARRLAERGVEHGEAGRDDEALADLDRAIELDPDNDLALAARGEAHLRTDHEDLALRDLDRAIAINPDNDAALADRGSVHLLAGREDLALADLERALRINPDQRVALAGRALFHYLAGRRDEAEADLDRALGLDPDDLVALGFRGTLHAEAERFDRALADLDRVIERVPDDAAALAQRGDVFRGLGRDEEALADLDRAVALDPGDVLALASRGELHRCAGRNEAALADFDRVLERERDDGFALGRRGYLRALAGRHEEALTDLDRAVELDADDPFVLAARGNAHRLAGRHGQALADFGRALGLAPDDGFSLACRGDVLRVMGRHDEAFADLDRAAGLLPDDIFVRAVRGDLYRLVGRPAEALVNLNRALELDPDDTLALASRGELYRTADRDDEALADLDRALTRDPDYGFALASRGKLYRSLGRYGRAVEDLRRALELDPGNDDIHSALDEALLLHRVAPKRFP, translated from the coding sequence GTGGGTAGTGGGGGAGCCGTGGGGGCGGCGTGGTCGGGGGCGCGGTCGGCGCTGGTCGTGGCGGTGTCGCGGTACGAGGACGGCACGCTGGACGGGCTGCGGTCGCCGGCGCGGGACGCGGAGGAACTGGCCGGTGTGCTGGGCGATCCGGCCATCGGCGGGTTCGGCGTGACCGTGCTGTCCGACCCGACGGCCCACGAGATGCGGATGGGCCTGCTGGACTTCCTCGACGGCCGCAAGCCGTCCGAGCTGGTCGTGATCCACCTGTCCTGCCACGGCCTGCTGGACGCCCGCAACCGCCTGTACTTCGCCGCCACCGACACCCGCAGGACGCGTCTCCCGGCCACCGGAGTCGAGTCCGGCTGGGTCCTCGAACAGCTCGACGACTGCCGCGCCAGGAGCCAGGTGCTGATGCTGGACTGCTGCTTCAGCGGCGCGTTCGCCGGCGGCGCCAAGGGCGACGGCGGCCTCGACCTGCAGCGGCGTCTCGCCTCCCCGGGACGCGGCCGGGTCGTCCTGACCGCGTCCCGCGCCACGGAGTACTCCTTCGAGGGCGAGCCGCGCCCCGGCACGGACGAGGCGGCCCCGTCCGTCTTCACCGCCGGCCTCATCGACGGGCTGCGCACCGGAGCCGCCGACACCGACCACGACGGCCTGATCTCCGTGGACGACGCCTACGAGCACGCCTACGCCTACGTCCAGTCCCACAGCGGCCGGCAGACACCCCAACGCTGGCTCTCCCGTGCCGAGGGCACCCTCTGGCTCGCCCGCAATCCCCACCGCCCCCAGGCCCCGGACGGCCTGACCGACGACATCCGCTCGGCCCTCGCCAGTCCGCTGCCCGCCATCCGCGCGGGCGCCGTCCACGCGCTGGGGGAGTGGCTCACCGGTGACGACCCCGACCGCGCCCGTATCGCCCGGCGGCACCTCGACCACGCCGTCAGCCACGAGGTCCAGCTCGTCGCCCTGGCCGCACGCTCCCACATCGAGCGGTACGCCCGGCGCCTCGCCGAACGCGGTGTGGAACACGGCGAAGCCGGCCGTGACGACGAGGCACTCGCCGACCTCGACCGGGCCATCGAACTCGACCCGGACAACGATCTCGCGCTCGCAGCCCGTGGTGAGGCCCATCTGCGCACCGATCACGAGGACCTGGCGCTCCGGGACCTCGACCGTGCCATCGCCATCAATCCCGACAACGACGCGGCGCTCGCCGACCGGGGGAGCGTGCACCTGCTCGCAGGCCGCGAAGACCTGGCGCTGGCGGACCTCGAACGTGCGCTGCGGATCAATCCGGACCAGCGGGTGGCGCTCGCCGGCCGTGCCCTCTTCCACTATCTCGCCGGCCGCCGTGACGAGGCCGAGGCCGACCTCGACCGGGCACTCGGGCTCGACCCCGACGATCTCGTCGCCCTGGGATTCCGGGGAACGCTGCACGCGGAGGCGGAACGCTTCGACCGGGCGCTGGCCGATCTCGACCGGGTGATCGAACGGGTGCCGGACGACGCGGCGGCCCTCGCGCAGCGCGGTGACGTGTTCCGCGGGCTGGGCCGCGACGAGGAGGCGCTGGCCGACCTCGACCGTGCCGTCGCGCTCGACCCCGGCGATGTCCTCGCCCTCGCCAGCCGCGGCGAACTCCACCGCTGCGCCGGACGAAACGAAGCGGCGCTCGCCGATTTCGACCGGGTGCTCGAACGCGAGAGGGACGACGGATTCGCGCTCGGCCGCCGCGGCTACCTGCGTGCGCTCGCGGGCCGTCACGAGGAGGCCCTGACAGATCTCGACCGTGCCGTCGAACTGGACGCCGACGACCCCTTCGTACTCGCCGCCCGCGGCAACGCGCACCGCCTCGCGGGACGTCACGGGCAGGCGCTCGCCGACTTCGGCCGGGCGCTCGGGCTCGCCCCGGACGACGGGTTCTCGCTCGCGTGCCGAGGGGACGTGCTCCGCGTCATGGGCCGCCACGACGAGGCGTTCGCCGACCTCGACCGCGCCGCCGGACTCCTCCCCGACGACATTTTCGTCCGCGCCGTCCGCGGCGACCTGTACCGGCTCGTGGGCCGCCCCGCCGAGGCACTGGTCAATCTGAACCGCGCCCTGGAGCTCGACCCGGACGACACCCTCGCCCTCGCCAGCCGCGGCGAGCTGTACCGCACGGCGGACCGGGACGACGAGGCGCTGGCCGACCTGGACCGCGCCCTCACCCGTGACCCGGACTACGGGTTCGCGCTCGCTTCCCGCGGAAAGCTGTACCGCTCACTGGGGCGTTATGGCCGGGCGGTCGAGGACCTCCGGCGCGCGCTCGAACTCGACCCCGGCAACGACGACATCCACTCCGCGCTGGACGAAGCCCTCCTGCTCCACCGGGTGGCGCCCAAGCGCTTCCCATGA
- a CDS encoding carbohydrate ABC transporter permease, whose protein sequence is MTAPATSRPAGGPARRLRRPRTVTGRRPGSLAVLVITTLLVLVPFLWMLSLAFTPEEAAFGSARLIPSHPTLDNFERAWSDGALGRAMVNSLIVTLIAVVTNCVLAVAAGYAFALLPFRGSRVLFYTLVSTVAVPVSVTLIPLFLMAKTFPLTGGNDITGVGGTGLLNTLGGVVLPYLIMPMNIFLAKQFFDGFDGDMAEAARIDGASELRIFRQVYLPLAKPLVAVVAIFTFTGVWDDFLWPLVVTTSHDTQTVQLALTRFLGSGNVQYGALMAAAVLVTLPVLAVFLFNQRHFISGLTEGSTKG, encoded by the coding sequence ATGACCGCCCCCGCCACCTCCCGTCCCGCCGGGGGTCCCGCGCGGCGGCTCCGTCGTCCGCGCACGGTCACCGGGCGCCGTCCCGGCTCGCTGGCCGTGCTGGTCATCACGACGCTGCTGGTGCTGGTGCCGTTCCTGTGGATGCTGTCGCTGGCGTTCACGCCCGAGGAGGCGGCGTTCGGCTCGGCGCGGCTCATCCCGAGCCACCCGACGCTGGACAACTTCGAACGGGCCTGGTCCGACGGCGCGCTGGGCCGCGCGATGGTCAACTCCCTGATCGTGACGCTGATCGCGGTGGTCACCAACTGCGTCCTCGCGGTCGCCGCCGGGTACGCGTTCGCGCTGCTGCCGTTCCGCGGCAGCCGGGTCCTCTTCTACACGCTCGTCTCGACGGTCGCGGTCCCCGTGTCGGTGACGCTGATCCCGCTGTTCCTGATGGCCAAGACGTTCCCGCTGACCGGCGGCAACGACATCACCGGCGTCGGCGGCACGGGCCTGCTGAACACCCTGGGCGGCGTGGTCCTGCCGTACCTGATCATGCCGATGAACATCTTCCTCGCGAAGCAGTTCTTCGACGGCTTCGACGGCGACATGGCCGAGGCCGCGCGGATCGACGGCGCGAGCGAGCTGCGGATCTTCCGGCAGGTCTACCTGCCGCTCGCGAAGCCGCTGGTCGCGGTCGTCGCCATCTTCACGTTCACCGGTGTGTGGGACGACTTCCTGTGGCCGCTGGTCGTGACGACGTCCCATGACACGCAGACGGTGCAGCTCGCCCTGACCCGGTTCCTCGGCAGCGGCAACGTCCAGTACGGCGCGCTGATGGCCGCCGCCGTCCTCGTGACGCTGCCCGTGCTGGCCGTCTTCCTCTTCAACCAGCGGCACTTCATCTCGGGCCTGACCGAGGGCAGCACCAAGGGCTGA
- a CDS encoding PIN domain-containing protein: protein MIIVVADTSGLIAALDAEHHEHRVANEAIRAAGLLVLSPLLLAEIDHVARRELGRDAAFGAVDDIRRWVQRGRVVIPEITGQHLAAAQSVRVRYRDLDLDLADAVNVAVAADYDTDAVLTLDRRDYRVVRPLGRHKAFRLLPDDLPL, encoded by the coding sequence GTGATCATCGTCGTGGCGGACACATCCGGTCTCATCGCGGCACTCGACGCCGAACACCACGAACACCGAGTGGCGAACGAGGCCATCCGAGCAGCAGGGCTGCTCGTGCTCTCCCCGCTTCTGCTGGCGGAGATCGATCACGTGGCCAGGCGTGAACTCGGCCGGGACGCGGCGTTCGGCGCAGTCGACGACATCAGACGCTGGGTACAGCGCGGCCGCGTCGTCATCCCGGAGATCACGGGCCAGCACCTCGCGGCCGCCCAGTCCGTACGTGTCCGGTATCGCGACCTCGACCTGGACCTGGCGGACGCTGTGAATGTGGCGGTGGCCGCCGACTATGACACCGACGCCGTTCTCACACTCGACCGTCGCGATTACCGAGTCGTGCGACCGCTCGGCCGGCACAAGGCGTTCCGGCTCCTGCCCGACGACCTGCCGCTGTGA
- a CDS encoding FAD-dependent oxidoreductase, producing the protein MSHQESHADLVVIGGGLGGVAAALTAAELGLRVVLTEEYALLGGQLTSQGVPPDEHPWIEGTLASRGYQRLRDGIRGYYRRRYPLTDEAAADPELNPGLGFVSRLCAEPRVGGAVIDEMLAPYVASGRVTVLRGWVPEGAETDGDAVRAVTVRSLRDGELRTLTAPMFVDATELGDVLPLAGVEHVVGAESAAGTGELHAPPVADPADQQAVSWCFAVEYRLGEDHTIDRPAGYDHWRTHVDPFWPGPQLSWEDVEPITLERRVRPIFAGPTDTPRVEDMWHYRRMLARTQFRPGFLPHDVSFVNWPQIDYWAAPLVGVTPEAKAAALAGARDLSLSFLYWMQTEAPRHDGGTGYPELRPRGDLLGSDDHLALAPYIRESRRVRALFTVTEAHIGREMRGAGAEAEQFADSVGTGYYRIDLHPSTSGRTYVDIDCLPFQIPLGALVPQRVTNLLPANKNIGTTHITNGAYRLHPVEWSIGEAVGALAAECARTGRTPQETAGNGEAVADLQRLLADRLGVTLQWPEEVRRWSPVQDHVPTERTAGR; encoded by the coding sequence ATGTCCCATCAGGAATCGCACGCCGACCTCGTCGTGATCGGCGGCGGTCTCGGCGGCGTCGCCGCGGCGCTGACCGCGGCGGAGCTCGGCCTGCGCGTCGTCCTCACCGAGGAGTACGCGCTGCTCGGCGGCCAGCTCACCTCGCAGGGCGTGCCGCCGGACGAGCACCCGTGGATCGAGGGCACCCTGGCGTCCCGGGGCTACCAGCGGCTGCGCGACGGCATACGGGGCTACTACCGGCGCCGCTACCCGCTCACCGACGAGGCGGCCGCCGACCCCGAGCTGAACCCGGGGCTCGGCTTCGTGTCGCGGCTGTGCGCCGAGCCGCGCGTCGGGGGCGCCGTCATCGACGAGATGCTGGCGCCGTACGTCGCGAGCGGACGCGTCACGGTGCTGCGCGGCTGGGTGCCCGAGGGCGCGGAGACGGACGGCGACGCGGTGCGCGCGGTGACCGTACGGTCGCTGCGCGACGGCGAGCTGCGCACCCTCACCGCGCCGATGTTCGTGGACGCCACGGAACTCGGCGACGTGCTGCCGCTGGCCGGCGTCGAGCACGTCGTCGGCGCCGAGAGCGCGGCCGGGACCGGTGAGCTGCACGCGCCGCCGGTGGCCGACCCGGCGGACCAGCAGGCCGTGTCGTGGTGCTTCGCGGTCGAGTACCGGCTCGGCGAGGACCACACGATCGACCGGCCCGCCGGCTACGACCACTGGCGCACCCACGTCGACCCGTTCTGGCCGGGCCCGCAGCTCTCCTGGGAGGACGTGGAGCCCATCACGCTGGAGCGCCGCGTGCGGCCGATCTTCGCAGGCCCGACCGACACGCCGCGCGTCGAGGACATGTGGCACTACCGCAGGATGCTGGCGCGCACGCAGTTCAGGCCCGGCTTCCTGCCGCACGACGTGTCGTTCGTCAACTGGCCGCAGATCGACTACTGGGCGGCGCCGCTGGTCGGTGTCACGCCCGAGGCGAAGGCGGCGGCGCTGGCCGGCGCGCGGGACCTGTCGCTGTCGTTCCTGTACTGGATGCAGACGGAGGCGCCCCGGCACGACGGCGGCACGGGCTACCCGGAGCTGCGTCCGCGCGGCGACCTGCTGGGCAGCGACGACCACTTGGCGCTGGCGCCGTACATCCGCGAATCGCGGCGGGTGCGCGCGCTGTTCACGGTGACGGAGGCGCACATCGGCCGGGAGATGCGCGGCGCGGGCGCGGAGGCCGAGCAGTTCGCCGACAGCGTCGGCACCGGCTACTACCGCATCGACCTGCACCCCAGCACGTCGGGCCGCACCTATGTCGACATCGACTGCCTGCCGTTCCAGATCCCGCTCGGCGCGCTCGTCCCGCAGCGGGTGACGAACCTCCTGCCGGCGAACAAGAACATCGGCACCACCCACATCACCAACGGCGCCTACCGTCTCCACCCGGTGGAGTGGTCGATCGGCGAGGCCGTGGGCGCGCTGGCCGCCGAGTGCGCGCGGACCGGCCGGACGCCGCAGGAGACGGCGGGGAACGGGGAGGCGGTCGCCGACCTGCAGCGGCTGCTCGCCGACCGGCTCGGCGTGACCCTGCAGTGGCCTGAGGAGGTCCGCCGCTGGAGCCCGGTGCAGGACCACGTCCCGACCGAGCGCACCGCCGGCCGCTGA
- a CDS encoding Orn/Lys/Arg decarboxylase N-terminal domain-containing protein: MTDDSTILFAVPPYLRDEGAAAEQVARIHDAVAAAGFRVRWAASAPDAQAVLRTEAGLAAALVAWDLPPGRGAEPGPGGPSALRALGRRFDRLPVFLVMADDEPRDLPLWVSESVVGYVWPLEDTPSFIAGRVTTAARAYREAVLPPFFRALRRFHDAHEYSWHTPAHSGGVAFLKSPAGRAFHDWFGERLLRSDLSISVGELGSLFEHTGPIGEAERNAARVFGADLTYFVLHGDSTCNRLVGHYSVLRDEIALVDRNCHKSVLHGLVVSGARPVFLIPTRNGYGLAGPLPPGGVAADAVAARIAAHPLTAGAVSPEGQYAVFTNSTYDGLCYDAVAAARAFSASTPRLHFDEAWFAYARFHPLYTGRYGMSVGPGSLPGPERPTVFATQSTHKLLAALSQSAMVHVRPAPRAPVEHDRFNETLMMHGTTSPLYPMIASLDVATAMMDGPQGRWLVDEAVTEAVRFRQEMVRVRRRVESAGDRPPWFFGVWQPETVTDPATGTRLPFETAPADLLRTEPSCWHLEPGADWHGFPGLEDGWCMLDPIKVTLTCPGTDATGIMTAFGIPARILTAYLDTRNIVVEKTDSYTTLVLFSMGITKGKWGTLLDALMDFKALHDGDAPLEGVLPALVAEHGRRYADLTLRELCQEMHTYLRSVRLVELLDTAFRDLPEPVAPPQTCYRHLVRGGTERVRLTEAAGRVAAAMVTVTPPGIPVLMPGESIGAPGGPLLRYLTALETFDRRFPGFRSETHGVVIDPDTGDYLIECLLPGAV; this comes from the coding sequence ATGACCGACGACAGTACGATCCTGTTCGCCGTGCCGCCGTATCTGCGGGACGAGGGCGCAGCGGCCGAGCAGGTGGCACGTATCCATGACGCCGTCGCGGCGGCCGGTTTCCGGGTCCGGTGGGCGGCGAGCGCCCCCGACGCCCAGGCCGTGCTGCGCACCGAGGCCGGTCTCGCCGCGGCGCTGGTCGCCTGGGACCTGCCGCCCGGGCGCGGCGCCGAGCCGGGACCCGGCGGTCCATCGGCGCTGCGCGCGCTCGGCCGCCGGTTCGACCGGCTCCCCGTCTTCCTGGTCATGGCCGACGACGAGCCGCGCGATCTGCCGCTGTGGGTGTCGGAGTCCGTCGTCGGGTACGTGTGGCCGCTGGAGGACACGCCGTCGTTCATCGCCGGACGCGTCACGACCGCCGCCCGCGCCTACCGTGAGGCCGTCCTGCCGCCGTTCTTCCGCGCGCTCCGCCGCTTCCACGACGCGCACGAGTACTCCTGGCACACGCCCGCGCACTCCGGCGGCGTCGCGTTCCTCAAGTCGCCGGCGGGCCGCGCGTTCCACGACTGGTTCGGGGAGCGGCTGCTGCGCAGCGACCTGTCCATCTCGGTGGGCGAGCTGGGCTCCCTGTTCGAGCACACCGGCCCGATCGGCGAAGCGGAGCGCAACGCCGCCCGGGTCTTCGGCGCCGACCTCACCTACTTCGTCCTCCACGGCGACTCCACGTGCAACCGCCTGGTCGGCCACTACAGCGTCCTGCGCGACGAGATCGCCCTCGTGGACCGCAACTGCCACAAGTCGGTCCTGCACGGCCTCGTAGTCTCCGGGGCGCGGCCCGTCTTCCTGATCCCCACCCGCAACGGGTACGGGCTCGCCGGGCCGCTGCCGCCCGGCGGGGTCGCGGCGGACGCGGTGGCGGCCAGGATCGCCGCGCACCCGCTGACCGCGGGCGCGGTCTCCCCGGAGGGGCAGTACGCCGTCTTCACCAACTCCACCTACGACGGCCTGTGTTACGACGCGGTGGCGGCGGCTCGCGCGTTCTCCGCGAGCACGCCGCGGCTCCACTTCGACGAGGCGTGGTTCGCGTACGCCCGCTTCCACCCCCTCTACACCGGGCGCTACGGCATGTCGGTCGGCCCCGGCTCCCTCCCCGGCCCCGAGCGCCCCACCGTCTTCGCGACCCAGTCGACGCACAAGCTGCTGGCCGCGCTGTCGCAGAGCGCCATGGTCCATGTGCGGCCCGCGCCCCGCGCGCCGGTGGAGCACGACCGCTTCAACGAGACCCTGATGATGCACGGCACCACGTCCCCGCTGTACCCGATGATCGCCTCGCTGGACGTCGCCACCGCCATGATGGACGGGCCGCAGGGCCGCTGGCTCGTGGACGAGGCCGTGACGGAGGCGGTCCGCTTCCGGCAGGAGATGGTCCGCGTCCGGCGGCGCGTCGAGAGCGCGGGGGACCGGCCGCCGTGGTTCTTCGGCGTGTGGCAGCCGGAGACGGTGACCGATCCGGCGACCGGCACGCGCCTGCCGTTCGAAACGGCCCCCGCCGACCTGCTGCGCACCGAGCCGTCCTGCTGGCACCTCGAACCGGGGGCCGACTGGCACGGCTTCCCCGGTCTTGAGGACGGCTGGTGCATGCTCGACCCGATCAAGGTCACACTCACCTGCCCGGGCACGGACGCCACCGGCATCATGACCGCCTTCGGCATCCCCGCCCGCATCCTGACGGCCTACCTCGACACGCGGAACATCGTCGTCGAGAAGACCGACAGTTACACGACGCTCGTCCTGTTCTCCATGGGCATCACCAAGGGCAAGTGGGGGACACTCCTCGACGCCCTCATGGACTTCAAGGCGCTCCACGACGGCGATGCCCCGCTGGAGGGTGTCCTGCCCGCCCTCGTCGCCGAGCACGGGCGGCGCTACGCGGACCTCACCCTGCGGGAGCTGTGCCAGGAGATGCACACGTACCTGCGGTCCGTCCGCCTCGTCGAGCTGCTGGACACGGCGTTCCGCGACCTGCCCGAGCCGGTCGCGCCGCCGCAGACCTGCTACCGGCACCTGGTGCGCGGCGGCACGGAGCGCGTACGGCTGACCGAGGCGGCGGGTCGTGTCGCCGCCGCCATGGTCACCGTGACGCCGCCCGGCATCCCGGTCCTCATGCCGGGCGAGAGCATCGGCGCGCCGGGCGGGCCGCTGCTGCGCTATCTGACCGCGCTGGAGACGTTCGACCGGCGTTTCCCCGGCTTCCGCAGCGAGACCCACGGCGTGGTCATCGACCCGGACACGGGCGACTACCTCATCGAGTGCCTGCTCCCCGGGGCGGTGTGA
- a CDS encoding CopG family transcriptional regulator, with protein sequence MGMKRTNVYADPEDLAIIKEAALRRGVSEAEIIRQGIHLAAMANRVWDEPFFSRTYRGPGRTLGKEGVRDIVADAVRHENEDRNAE encoded by the coding sequence ATGGGTATGAAGCGGACCAATGTCTACGCCGATCCGGAGGATCTGGCCATCATCAAGGAGGCGGCCCTCCGGCGGGGGGTCAGCGAGGCGGAGATCATCCGCCAGGGCATCCACCTCGCGGCCATGGCGAACCGGGTATGGGACGAGCCCTTCTTCTCACGTACCTACCGGGGTCCCGGCCGCACACTCGGCAAAGAGGGAGTGCGTGACATCGTCGCCGACGCCGTCCGCCACGAGAACGAGGACCGGAACGCCGAGTGA